In Shouchella patagoniensis, the following are encoded in one genomic region:
- a CDS encoding PhzF family phenazine biosynthesis protein: MKQEEYNVFSEYNNEGNPATVIPIRLSESENYNLLDIAKENKGVSVFVTLHDLIVKDVLIYSSSERINFCGHGILALYRFLNSNCINCDHLTLGDKKVSFSVTEDKYWFSTDSANIRKAELDVDLVAEAFGLHASDFVEPEFYEASIGSPKLLVELEDLNTIKKVNPHFELIKRISLDYKFNGFFLFTRDTIDPSSDFFARSFNPLSGIQEDIATGVAAGALGLVLKKRYGDLQEFKVEQGHLFDNRCKIFIKEVNGSIFVGGHVTPR, from the coding sequence ATGAAACAAGAAGAATATAACGTATTTTCGGAATATAACAACGAAGGGAACCCTGCAACCGTAATCCCTATAAGGTTGAGTGAGTCTGAGAATTATAACCTGTTAGATATCGCGAAGGAAAATAAGGGGGTATCAGTCTTTGTTACCCTTCATGATCTTATAGTAAAAGATGTATTAATTTATTCTTCTTCAGAAAGAATTAACTTTTGTGGTCATGGAATACTTGCTTTGTATAGGTTTTTAAATAGCAACTGTATAAATTGTGATCATCTAACATTGGGCGATAAGAAGGTATCATTTTCTGTTACTGAAGATAAATATTGGTTTTCTACTGATTCTGCAAATATAAGGAAGGCAGAATTAGATGTAGATTTGGTGGCAGAGGCATTTGGATTACATGCATCCGATTTCGTGGAACCAGAATTCTATGAAGCGAGTATTGGGAGTCCCAAATTGCTTGTGGAACTAGAGGATCTAAACACTATAAAAAAGGTTAACCCTCATTTTGAGCTTATAAAGAGAATATCTCTTGACTATAAGTTTAACGGGTTCTTCCTTTTTACAAGGGATACTATAGATCCTTCATCAGATTTTTTTGCACGTAGCTTCAATCCGTTAAGTGGTATTCAAGAAGATATTGCTACCGGAGTTGCTGCTGGAGCATTGGGACTAGTGTTGAAAAAGCGTTATGGAGATCTCCAAGAGTTCAAAGTAGAGCAGGGGCATTTATTTGATAATAGATGTAAAATTTTTATCAAAGAGGTAAACGGGTCAATATTTGTTGGAGGGCATGTAACTCCGCGATAA
- a CDS encoding DEAD/DEAH box helicase family protein, whose protein sequence is MSYFLEATSNIKGNALLKEPQERAYEAIFNHFLNDNENEHAMVNLPTGIGKTGLMGIAPFGISEGRVLIITPQTVIREEKRKKLELKAMLNIDEDQAKDFIRQSKRSTDTDKLTRPDLYYRRTKKDLDIKIKEEVIPQIVVDFELNLDETNLIEDKNLLPKEYAWIYSKANNNGGLLGLYFNSYLKSELKSKRDEWSLDQFDEAFDLVEELDSHIRLEYHSGIRVNATLT, encoded by the coding sequence ATGAGTTATTTCTTAGAAGCTACATCAAATATCAAAGGTAATGCCTTACTTAAAGAACCTCAAGAAAGAGCTTATGAAGCAATATTTAACCATTTTCTTAATGACAATGAGAATGAGCATGCAATGGTTAACTTACCAACCGGTATAGGGAAAACAGGCTTGATGGGAATAGCTCCTTTTGGTATTTCAGAAGGTAGAGTACTAATAATTACTCCACAAACGGTAATACGGGAAGAGAAACGAAAAAAATTAGAATTAAAAGCAATGCTAAATATTGACGAAGATCAAGCTAAAGACTTTATAAGACAGTCGAAAAGAAGTACTGATACCGATAAATTAACACGACCTGATCTTTATTATAGACGGACGAAAAAAGACTTAGACATAAAGATTAAAGAAGAAGTTATTCCTCAAATAGTCGTTGACTTTGAGTTAAATTTAGATGAAACAAATCTTATTGAGGATAAAAATCTTTTACCGAAGGAATATGCTTGGATTTACAGTAAAGCTAATAACAACGGTGGTCTACTGGGTCTTTATTTTAATAGCTACTTAAAGAGCGAATTAAAATCGAAACGTGATGAATGGTCGTTAGATCAATTTGATGAGGCTTTCGATTTAGTTGAGGAACTAGATAGCCATATAAGATTAGAGTACCATTCTGGAATAAGAGTTAACGCCACTCTTACTTAA
- a CDS encoding DUF2922 domain-containing protein encodes MNEKTLELRFRTDEGQVITIRVPTPKDDLTQAEISDVMDTILANNVFYGNASMITTKVDARIVTRAVDTIAV; translated from the coding sequence ATGAACGAAAAAACACTGGAACTACGCTTCCGCACCGACGAAGGCCAAGTGATCACGATTCGTGTCCCAACACCAAAAGACGATCTCACTCAAGCGGAAATTAGCGACGTGATGGACACGATCTTAGCGAACAACGTCTTCTACGGAAATGCATCAATGATCACAACAAAAGTTGACGCACGTATCGTCACACGCGCAGTTGATACAATCGCCGTCTAA
- a CDS encoding aminotransferase class IV — translation MLASINGKIIDYENARIHLNSLSMKYGSSVFEGIRAYKDKKKDGVNIIQLNEHIRRFFESMRLVKLECDYSREQVKDFVISLINQNKINTDIYIRLAASVFEEGEIYTRGKASITVTIKPKKEVLLKPKINVMVSSWRRINDNDMPPRIKSISNYQNSRLAMLEARDYGFDNSIILNANGGVAESPTASLFMVKDGVLNTPRITDGILESITRTLIINLAKISEIKVVEREIDRTELYLADELFIVGTGAELISIGTIDGYQFESNNSSIYEVLNNKHRSLVRGLDNYNIYRTFINSVE, via the coding sequence ATGCTAGCATCAATAAATGGAAAAATCATTGATTATGAAAACGCAAGGATTCATCTTAACTCACTTAGTATGAAATACGGATCCAGTGTTTTTGAAGGCATAAGAGCTTACAAAGATAAAAAAAAGGACGGAGTTAATATTATTCAATTGAATGAGCACATTAGGCGTTTCTTTGAATCGATGAGGTTGGTAAAGTTAGAATGTGACTATAGCAGAGAGCAGGTCAAAGATTTTGTTATAAGCCTAATCAACCAAAATAAAATCAATACAGATATATATATTAGATTAGCTGCTTCAGTTTTTGAAGAGGGTGAGATATACACTAGAGGCAAAGCATCTATTACTGTAACCATAAAACCTAAAAAAGAAGTGCTTCTAAAACCCAAAATAAACGTTATGGTTAGTAGTTGGAGAAGAATTAATGATAACGATATGCCGCCGAGAATAAAGAGTATTTCCAATTATCAAAATAGCAGGTTGGCTATGTTGGAAGCGAGAGATTATGGTTTTGATAACAGCATCATACTTAATGCTAACGGTGGTGTAGCCGAGAGCCCGACTGCTTCATTATTTATGGTTAAAGATGGTGTATTGAATACTCCTAGGATAACAGATGGAATTCTAGAAAGTATTACTAGAACACTTATTATTAATTTAGCAAAAATAAGTGAAATTAAGGTTGTTGAAAGAGAAATAGATCGTACTGAACTTTATTTGGCTGATGAACTTTTTATAGTAGGAACTGGCGCAGAGTTGATATCCATAGGAACTATAGATGGTTACCAATTTGAATCCAACAACAGTTCAATTTATGAAGTATTGAATAACAAACATCGTTCATTGGTCCGTGGACTAGACAATTACAATATATATAGAACTTTTATAAATTCAGTGGAGTGA
- a CDS encoding ATP-grasp domain-containing protein: MILILCREKTFDVLTLDKELTSTLNVDVLSLMPNELSLEFMDQKKISLRHRGDLLEPELIIGWTSLHQKDNGNTLLSILRKNGYKVLNNDENLGLAQNKILNSSILRAYGIPNIRTFLVGNLTDAVRIASELSYPLVLKPLIGAKGEGIRKISSKEQLIDETEVIFSNNEMICMQECINKPERDIRVRVIGYKAEFAFYRFVGPDGFITNLSKGSHWEEAHLDETLRSLAEKAAIAFNAPIAGVDIVEDIDTGELKVIEVNATPAITWPYEKTVKTLVSYVETLLKEEN, encoded by the coding sequence TTGATATTAATTCTCTGTAGAGAGAAAACATTTGACGTTCTAACCCTAGATAAAGAACTAACATCTACCCTAAATGTAGATGTACTATCCTTAATGCCCAATGAGCTTTCCTTGGAATTTATGGATCAAAAAAAAATTTCTTTGAGACATAGAGGTGATTTGCTTGAACCAGAGTTAATAATCGGTTGGACTTCCTTACATCAAAAAGATAATGGAAACACGCTTTTAAGTATTCTTCGTAAAAATGGATATAAAGTTTTGAATAACGATGAGAATCTAGGCTTAGCTCAAAATAAGATACTAAATTCTTCGATCTTAAGAGCATACGGAATACCAAACATACGGACATTCTTAGTTGGGAACCTTACAGACGCTGTGAGGATTGCCAGTGAGTTATCTTATCCATTGGTATTGAAGCCTTTAATTGGCGCCAAAGGGGAAGGCATAAGAAAAATTAGTTCTAAAGAGCAATTAATAGATGAAACAGAAGTTATTTTCTCAAACAACGAAATGATCTGCATGCAAGAGTGTATTAATAAGCCAGAAAGAGATATAAGGGTAAGAGTTATTGGTTATAAAGCTGAATTTGCATTTTATCGTTTCGTTGGTCCTGATGGTTTTATAACTAATTTATCCAAAGGAAGCCATTGGGAAGAAGCTCATTTAGATGAAACTCTTAGAAGCCTTGCCGAAAAAGCTGCCATTGCATTCAATGCACCAATAGCAGGTGTAGATATAGTTGAAGATATCGACACTGGAGAATTAAAAGTTATTGAGGTTAATGCTACCCCAGCAATAACTTGGCCTTACGAAAAAACGGTTAAAACTTTAGTTAGCTATGTAGAAACCCTATTAAAAGAGGAGAACTGA
- a CDS encoding site-specific integrase — MKIYPLWKDVDFKKELLRTVVTHTPYGNSDGKTKASFNRTIDLDEVTVRKLQKRKARVEYEKERARREYKDNDLVVCTSLGTHVTPRNLNRKWYQLKEDANVPSIRFHDLRHRHATLMFLQGIPVKVVAERLGHTSITTTLDTYNHLLPSIHREAIAMFSKNLYKD, encoded by the coding sequence ATTAAAATATATCCTCTCTGGAAGGATGTCGACTTTAAAAAAGAGTTATTGCGTACTGTTGTGACTCACACTCCATATGGGAATTCAGATGGGAAAACAAAAGCTAGCTTTAATCGTACAATTGATTTAGATGAAGTAACTGTTCGTAAATTACAGAAGCGTAAAGCACGAGTTGAATATGAGAAAGAACGAGCTAGAAGAGAATATAAAGATAATGATTTAGTTGTTTGCACTAGCTTAGGTACACATGTAACTCCCCGCAATCTAAACCGAAAATGGTATCAGCTTAAAGAAGATGCTAATGTACCTTCCATTCGCTTTCATGATTTGAGGCATAGGCATGCAACCTTAATGTTTTTGCAAGGTATTCCGGTAAAAGTAGTGGCGGAGAGATTAGGACATACGAGTATCACTACAACATTAGATACTTATAATCACTTGTTACCTTCAATTCACAGAGAGGCTATTGCAATGTTTAGTAAGAATTTATACAAGGATTAA
- a CDS encoding C45 family autoproteolytic acyltransferase/hydolase: MSEHKYLELEDHLSFFQRGKKYGDHFRYEINGFLSDNLARINKVRKTPILYTDAMHYVKKCIPFIEREIPNIAEEILGLSRGAQIPYEEAMLLQLRRELISDDILDCTAFSNFLENGNSFLAENVDLPGNLSDLGCIVKTKQKNAPDILMYTHIGLLGYLGMNSSGLAIGINMVMSDGWGPGVPPYLIIKELLLKCHNTIDCINRIKSFSRTSSRNFMLVDNFNQFCVEMTPSDFEIVNNSMNVHTNHYLNYKMKKHESLEKKSNSVNRHNFVLSKLEHGVTKDNIIEILTDHEHDICLHSNSNANNSETIGSVIMYPSSQEMSVNFGKPCKKNFITFKL; this comes from the coding sequence ATGAGCGAACACAAATACCTAGAGCTTGAAGATCATCTAAGTTTCTTTCAACGTGGCAAGAAATATGGAGATCATTTCCGATATGAAATTAATGGGTTCTTGTCTGATAATTTAGCGAGGATAAACAAAGTACGAAAGACACCAATTTTATACACTGATGCAATGCATTACGTGAAGAAATGTATACCTTTCATTGAAAGAGAAATACCTAATATTGCTGAGGAGATATTAGGGTTAAGCAGAGGTGCGCAAATACCTTATGAGGAAGCAATGCTACTACAGCTAAGAAGAGAACTTATAAGTGATGATATCCTTGACTGTACAGCTTTCTCAAACTTTTTGGAGAATGGAAATAGTTTTTTAGCGGAGAATGTGGATCTACCAGGTAACCTTAGTGATTTAGGGTGTATCGTTAAGACAAAACAAAAAAATGCTCCTGATATATTAATGTATACCCATATCGGCTTATTAGGCTATTTAGGTATGAACTCTTCCGGTTTAGCTATTGGAATAAATATGGTAATGTCAGACGGGTGGGGCCCTGGCGTGCCCCCCTATTTAATTATCAAGGAACTCCTATTAAAGTGTCACAACACAATAGATTGTATTAATAGAATAAAAAGCTTTTCAAGAACCTCATCCAGAAATTTCATGCTGGTTGATAACTTTAATCAATTCTGTGTTGAAATGACTCCTTCTGATTTTGAAATTGTTAATAATTCCATGAATGTGCACACGAATCATTACTTGAATTATAAAATGAAAAAACATGAATCATTAGAAAAAAAAAGCAACTCGGTTAATAGACATAACTTTGTTTTAAGCAAGCTAGAACATGGGGTTACAAAAGACAATATTATAGAAATATTAACGGATCATGAACATGACATTTGTTTGCATTCTAATTCTAATGCGAATAACTCAGAAACCATTGGGTCAGTTATTATGTATCCATCAAGTCAAGAGATGTCGGTAAACTTTGGAAAACCTTGTAAGAAGAATTTTATAACTTTTAAATTATAG
- a CDS encoding N-acetylmuramoyl-L-alanine amidase — MKKVMIDAGHGGSDPGAVGHGMQEKSLVLMIAKGIEAELSAYQVEVKLTRATDRIVSLTDRARQANTWGADLFVSIHINAGGGTGFESFTHPSAGRTTKTMQQTIHQAIIKQLNVRDRGQKTANFAVLRETEMPAVLTESLFIDHVQDAKLLKKRSTIEAIVAGHREGIVNALALSKKHKLSVHDQLYRVIVDNKQVGAYTEAKNAAKQVEAHFGRAKSIRLERV; from the coding sequence ATGAAGAAAGTTATGATTGACGCAGGACATGGAGGAAGTGATCCAGGTGCAGTTGGGCACGGGATGCAAGAAAAAAGCTTGGTCCTGATGATCGCGAAAGGGATTGAAGCAGAACTATCAGCATATCAAGTTGAAGTGAAACTAACACGCGCGACGGACCGGATTGTCTCGCTCACGGACCGAGCCCGGCAAGCAAACACGTGGGGAGCGGACTTGTTTGTTTCGATTCACATCAATGCAGGTGGAGGGACAGGCTTTGAGTCTTTTACACATCCAAGCGCTGGTCGAACAACAAAAACGATGCAACAAACCATTCATCAAGCGATCATAAAGCAACTAAACGTGCGAGATCGAGGTCAAAAAACAGCGAATTTCGCCGTTCTAAGAGAAACAGAGATGCCTGCCGTCTTAACCGAAAGTCTGTTTATCGATCATGTGCAAGACGCAAAGCTGTTGAAAAAACGCAGCACGATTGAAGCAATTGTGGCTGGTCACCGTGAAGGCATCGTCAACGCTCTCGCACTCTCGAAAAAACATAAGCTATCTGTGCATGATCAACTGTATCGCGTCATTGTCGATAACAAACAAGTAGGTGCCTATACAGAAGCGAAAAACGCTGCCAAACAAGTTGAAGCTCACTTTGGTCGCGCGAAATCGATTCGATTGGAGCGTGTGTAA
- a CDS encoding helix-turn-helix domain-containing protein: MYNLGKAIAEIRKSKGISQKKLAESICDQSLISKIESGSTVPTIKVIYDIAKKLNVSLNYLTRFFEVENPDNFDFFVDSLYNLYNSYNFIQYKKMFHEFKSLITIDSTYSKKQQMIFEGMLHLTENRFNDAEKIFINTKSKRFQRRN, encoded by the coding sequence ATGTATAATTTAGGAAAAGCTATTGCTGAAATAAGAAAATCAAAAGGGATTTCTCAAAAAAAACTAGCTGAAAGCATTTGTGATCAATCCTTAATAAGCAAAATTGAATCCGGTAGTACTGTCCCTACTATTAAGGTTATATATGATATAGCTAAGAAACTGAACGTCAGTTTGAACTATTTAACGAGATTTTTCGAAGTGGAAAATCCGGATAATTTCGACTTTTTCGTCGACTCTCTATATAATCTTTATAACAGCTATAATTTTATCCAGTACAAGAAAATGTTTCATGAGTTTAAGTCGCTCATTACTATTGACTCTACGTATTCAAAAAAACAACAAATGATTTTTGAAGGCATGCTTCATTTGACAGAAAATAGATTTAACGATGCAGAAAAAATTTTTATCAATACTAAAAGTAAACGATTTCAACGGAGAAATTAA
- a CDS encoding YvrJ family protein, whose amino-acid sequence MTDWVTLISNVGFPIAVASYLLVRLEPVVKDLQQSIAGLTTVISRQEKDSGERE is encoded by the coding sequence ATGACAGACTGGGTCACACTTATTTCCAATGTTGGCTTTCCGATTGCCGTCGCCTCGTACTTACTCGTCCGACTCGAACCGGTTGTAAAAGATTTGCAGCAATCAATCGCCGGACTCACAACCGTGATTAGTAGACAGGAGAAGGATAGCGGAGAGAGGGAATGA
- a CDS encoding DnaD domain protein, whose product MNFMTIYMIYETYERQDLFPRHTLALWRALLFVAANREGLQFTLVNVDLMKEAGLKKDLFFAARKELEEKGYLLVESVRGSRYATYTLLDGSSKKATKAVGKPVAQPVGKPVGEKGTEMQVKADVPTDKVVDKPVCEPVDKPVELLSSHASRTHAGEKGFDSKSLKAFKTKDQNLATTTRGAAILAHAECVGFRLISGRMVHGLEEWLKRNSFPESLLMAKRALDLASDANAFNWNYVQTLLITWEKKQFTTVAQTIKEREEWFKQRAYQAKKQATMRKGDQDDESGKRTFFEQHPFADF is encoded by the coding sequence ATGAATTTTATGACCATTTACATGATCTATGAAACGTATGAACGCCAAGACCTATTCCCTAGACATACGCTGGCATTATGGAGAGCGCTGTTATTTGTTGCGGCGAATCGAGAAGGGTTGCAGTTTACGCTCGTTAACGTTGATTTAATGAAAGAAGCTGGATTGAAGAAAGATTTGTTTTTTGCTGCGCGAAAGGAACTTGAAGAGAAGGGTTATCTGCTTGTCGAAAGTGTGCGTGGCAGTCGCTATGCCACGTACACACTTTTAGATGGATCATCTAAAAAAGCAACAAAAGCTGTCGGCAAACCCGTCGCTCAACCTGTCGGCAAACCTGTCGGCGAAAAGGGTACGGAAATGCAGGTGAAGGCTGATGTACCAACGGATAAAGTTGTCGACAAACCTGTCTGTGAACCTGTCGATAAACCTGTCGAGCTTTTGTCCTCACACGCGTCGCGTACGCATGCGGGGGAGAAAGGGTTTGATTCTAAGTCTTTAAAAGCTTTTAAAACCAAAGATCAAAACCTTGCTACTACTACTCGCGGCGCGGCGATTCTTGCTCATGCTGAATGTGTGGGCTTTCGGCTCATAAGTGGGAGGATGGTACATGGACTTGAGGAATGGTTAAAGCGAAATTCGTTTCCAGAGAGCTTATTAATGGCGAAACGGGCGCTTGATTTGGCAAGTGATGCGAATGCCTTTAACTGGAATTACGTCCAAACGCTTTTGATCACGTGGGAGAAGAAGCAATTTACAACGGTTGCTCAGACGATTAAAGAACGGGAAGAGTGGTTTAAACAACGTGCGTATCAGGCAAAAAAACAAGCAACTATGCGGAAAGGGGATCAAGATGATGAATCCGGCAAGAGAACATTTTTCGAACAGCATCCATTTGCAGACTTCTGA
- a CDS encoding TenA family transcriptional regulator, with product MSIQENYITEIKDLVEENKKITHPLYQKIMSGKADKELLKNFVLHRYHIKSFWTRNISAIHSKTPDVESRIALAENIFEEETGQLTNSKRHLDLFFNFGEQFGLTKEELDGLELLEETKAVIEWNNKVCGPDHHLVEAVAALIIYMEGQPPVEFNGKTMNTAMKDLYNVNKDGMDYFTIHSSHENDVEDDHAEVGFNLLKKYANTSELREKSIKALKKSIEVRMNHFTAILETVRE from the coding sequence ATGAGCATTCAAGAAAATTATATCACTGAAATTAAGGACTTAGTAGAAGAAAATAAAAAGATTACACATCCTTTATACCAAAAAATCATGAGTGGAAAAGCTGATAAAGAATTATTAAAGAATTTTGTTCTACACCGCTACCATATTAAAAGTTTCTGGACTAGAAATATATCGGCGATTCATTCTAAGACGCCAGATGTAGAATCTAGAATTGCATTAGCAGAAAATATTTTTGAAGAGGAAACCGGTCAATTAACAAATAGTAAAAGACACTTGGATTTATTTTTTAACTTTGGCGAGCAATTTGGCTTAACGAAAGAAGAATTAGATGGTTTGGAATTGCTCGAAGAAACAAAAGCTGTCATCGAATGGAATAATAAAGTTTGTGGACCAGACCATCACCTAGTTGAAGCGGTTGCTGCCCTTATCATCTACATGGAAGGACAACCTCCCGTTGAATTCAATGGTAAGACTATGAATACTGCAATGAAGGATTTGTACAACGTGAATAAAGATGGTATGGATTATTTTACTATTCACAGCAGTCATGAAAACGATGTTGAAGACGATCATGCAGAGGTTGGTTTTAATCTATTAAAGAAGTATGCAAATACTTCTGAGTTGAGAGAAAAGTCAATTAAAGCACTTAAGAAGTCTATTGAGGTACGAATGAACCATTTTACAGCTATTCTGGAAACAGTTAGGGAATAG
- a CDS encoding DUF1659 domain-containing protein: MARKQPYAQRLNLAMENGFTDTGNPIFRRFGFSVQTDADIDQLFLVANAIASLCSLTLGEATLTENSYLRPSPNN; this comes from the coding sequence ATGGCCCGAAAACAACCGTACGCACAACGTCTAAACCTCGCAATGGAGAACGGCTTCACTGACACAGGCAACCCGATCTTTCGCCGTTTCGGTTTCAGTGTCCAAACAGACGCTGACATTGACCAACTGTTCCTAGTTGCCAACGCTATTGCCAGCCTCTGCAGCTTAACGCTAGGCGAAGCAACATTAACAGAAAACAGCTATCTACGCCCAAGTCCAAACAACTAA
- a CDS encoding glutathionylspermidine synthase family protein, protein MADMIKEVSYINYFNEHKEKIKAEINDLEKALKQTGYHYKNTEFQLSPKISIVDQEFRNYAKEMFEDLITILNKLNSAYLNDENIQSFYSLDDFSQCILTETAHKKNEILVSRFDCLISEETGDINVIENNTDCPAGLIFTGRINKIIKSMNTSKSYLSNRDIVFENIDRDNFFYEQLLSIYQKKRPGDQVKHIVVLQKDASPSLEMLTFKEMYSGLDVVVNICDLKDLVEKEGFLYYQEKKIDLIWNKINTANFFEYYQSAEAKDKVISLINTETVVINNFQSRLISENKLTSAVLSDPKFHYLFSVKERGLLRRHIPWSRKLEDTTTTHSGEQIELIDFVLKYKDDLVLKAPYDIRGDGVTIGTSTSQKIWDKLVKRKMNKGYTIQKYIEPKKTYVPNGDYSATVQIPFSLDAFILNSIFCGFGSKVSSQKKMNIFQGGSKHVILTER, encoded by the coding sequence ATGGCCGATATGATCAAAGAAGTGAGTTATATTAACTATTTTAATGAACACAAAGAAAAGATAAAAGCAGAGATTAATGATTTAGAAAAAGCTTTAAAACAAACTGGATATCATTATAAAAATACAGAATTCCAATTATCACCCAAAATTTCAATTGTAGATCAAGAGTTTCGTAATTATGCTAAAGAAATGTTCGAGGATTTGATTACGATCTTAAATAAACTTAATAGTGCATATTTGAATGACGAAAATATACAATCTTTTTATTCTCTAGATGATTTTAGTCAGTGTATTCTTACAGAAACAGCTCATAAAAAAAATGAAATTTTGGTTTCTCGTTTTGATTGTTTAATCAGTGAAGAAACAGGTGATATTAATGTAATAGAAAACAATACTGATTGTCCGGCAGGTTTAATTTTTACAGGTAGAATAAACAAAATAATAAAGAGTATGAACACATCAAAGAGTTATTTAAGTAATAGAGATATTGTCTTTGAGAATATTGATCGTGATAACTTTTTCTACGAACAATTACTCAGTATATATCAAAAGAAGCGGCCAGGTGATCAGGTGAAACACATTGTTGTCCTCCAGAAAGATGCATCACCAAGTTTAGAGATGTTAACCTTTAAGGAAATGTATTCAGGATTGGACGTAGTTGTAAACATCTGCGATTTAAAAGATTTAGTAGAAAAGGAAGGGTTTCTGTATTATCAAGAGAAGAAAATCGATCTAATCTGGAATAAGATAAATACAGCCAATTTCTTTGAATATTACCAATCAGCTGAAGCGAAGGACAAAGTTATTAGTTTGATAAATACAGAGACGGTTGTAATTAATAATTTTCAATCAAGACTTATATCTGAGAATAAACTGACTTCAGCAGTTTTATCTGATCCGAAATTTCATTACTTGTTTTCTGTAAAGGAGAGGGGGCTCTTACGAAGGCATATTCCTTGGTCTAGAAAACTAGAAGATACTACGACAACACACAGTGGTGAGCAAATTGAATTAATAGATTTTGTTCTGAAATATAAGGACGATCTTGTTTTGAAAGCTCCCTATGACATAAGAGGAGATGGTGTTACAATAGGAACATCAACATCACAAAAAATATGGGATAAATTAGTAAAAAGGAAAATGAACAAAGGTTATACAATACAAAAATATATAGAACCAAAAAAAACATACGTTCCCAATGGGGATTATAGTGCTACTGTTCAGATCCCCTTCAGTTTAGATGCTTTCATTTTAAATTCTATCTTTTGTGGATTCGGTTCGAAGGTTAGTAGTCAGAAAAAAATGAATATCTTTCAGGGGGGCAGTAAACATGTTATTTTAACTGAGAGGTGA
- a CDS encoding ATP-binding protein has product MNPAREHFSNSIHLQTSEDNVVSRYTCEGCEQNVTVYNVEAYQGPNKGTFRPIPYGCKCEDLELGRLVLRRQREILAKQRKELFDHHSLVNSDLLKASLDSYEPTTEQQTLALQMCRHYAFTFSMDKPLNLLFKGGCGVGKSHLAMGIMKALFRKRLNGIFITVPQLLTYLKHTFHDKKVSEYELIQRLKNVDCLVLDDIGAEYTRNDRENWAVSKVFELIDARLGKPMIYTTNLSSRQLYDRLGKRNHSRLLYNTKLIRVDGVDFRANDFNRRNADEESYD; this is encoded by the coding sequence ATGAATCCGGCAAGAGAACATTTTTCGAACAGCATCCATTTGCAGACTTCTGAAGACAATGTGGTCAGTCGGTATACGTGTGAAGGGTGTGAACAAAATGTCACTGTTTACAATGTGGAAGCGTACCAAGGACCAAACAAAGGGACTTTTCGTCCTATTCCCTATGGATGCAAGTGTGAAGACCTAGAACTAGGTCGGCTTGTCTTACGGCGACAGCGAGAGATTCTTGCAAAACAGCGGAAGGAGCTTTTCGACCACCATAGCCTCGTCAACAGCGACTTATTAAAGGCTTCCCTTGATTCGTATGAGCCCACAACAGAACAACAAACGCTCGCACTCCAAATGTGTCGCCATTATGCGTTTACCTTTTCAATGGACAAGCCGCTTAATCTCCTTTTCAAAGGGGGCTGTGGAGTGGGCAAAAGCCATCTCGCTATGGGCATTATGAAAGCGTTATTTCGAAAGCGGTTAAACGGGATTTTTATTACAGTGCCCCAGTTGCTCACGTATTTAAAGCATACGTTTCACGATAAGAAAGTGAGTGAGTACGAATTGATCCAGCGCCTGAAAAATGTGGATTGCCTTGTGCTTGATGATATTGGCGCTGAGTATACCCGTAACGACCGAGAAAATTGGGCTGTCAGCAAAGTGTTTGAATTAATTGATGCCAGACTTGGCAAACCAATGATTTATACAACGAACTTATCAAGCAGGCAATTATACGACCGGCTCGGAAAAAGGAACCATTCCCGTCTTTTGTACAACACAAAACTGATCCGCGTAGACGGAGTCGATTTTCGGGCCAATGATTTTAATAGGAGGAACGCAGATGAAGAAAGTTATGATTGA